Proteins found in one Salvia splendens isolate huo1 chromosome 10, SspV2, whole genome shotgun sequence genomic segment:
- the LOC121752756 gene encoding pentatricopeptide repeat-containing protein At3g53360, mitochondrial-like, which yields MGDQVNCCAVKYGLDSGIAVMNGLIDMYVNLIVGYAQFGLGQEALNLFRRMKKHGIKPNQVTFVGVLIACSHVGLVDEGIQLLKSMEHEHGVIPTREHISCVVDLLARAGRIHDAEVFIDQLGFEPDVMTWKTLLAACKNCGNVEVGRRVAEKILRVDPSNPAAHVLLCNIHASAGNWKDVACLRASMREKGIKKLRGQIWIKVKDQIHVFTAKDGLHQEKDVIFLTLDELLLQISEVFLVKVGRRRVVLNFRKADAALAQLENREVKVEKKEEDDEEKECEEEEEEITEEDFLNKYNS from the exons ATGGGGGATCAAGTTAACTGTTGCGCTGTGAAGTATGGGCTCGACTCTGGCATTGCTGTCATGAATGGATTGATTGATATGTATGTCAA tttaattgtgggatatgcACAGTTTGGCTTGGGACAAGAAGCTCTGAATCTCTTCAGAAGAATGAAGAAACACGGCATAAAACCTAACCAGGTTACATTTGTAGGAGTTTTGATTGCTTGTAGTCATGTTGGACTGGTGGATGAGGGGATACAGCTTTTGAAATCTATGGAACACGAGCATGGTGTGATCCCTACACGAGAGCACATCTCGTGCGTTGTTGACCTTCTTGCTCGAGCTGGTCGTATCCATGATGCAGAAGTTTTCATTGATCAACTGGGATTCGAACCGGATGTAATGACATGGAAAACTCTATTGGCTGCTTGTAAAAATTGTGGCAATGTTGAAGTTGGAAGGCGTGTTGCTGAGAAGATCTTGAGGGTTGATCCTTCCAACCCTGCTGCTCATGTCTTACTGTGCAACATACATGCCTCTGCTGGCAACTGGAAAGATGTGGCCTGTTTGAGAGCTTCGATGAGAGAGAAGGGCATCAAGAAACTCCGTGGACAGATATGGATCAAAGTCAAGGATCAGATCCACGTTTTCACAGCAAAAGATGGACTGCATCAGGAAAAGGACGTGATATTTTTGACTTTGGATGAGTTATTGTTGCAAATCTCTGAG GTTTTCTTAGTTAAAGTGGGAAGGAGGAGAGTCGTATTGAACTTCAGAAAGGCAGATGCTGCTCTAGCGCAGCTTGAAAATAGGGAGGTTAAGGtggagaagaaggaagaagacgATGAGGAAAAAGAATgtgaagaagaggaagaagaaattacAGAAGAG GATTTTCTTAATAAGTATAATAGCTGA
- the LOC121752755 gene encoding transcription termination factor MTEF18, mitochondrial-like, with protein MGRIVKAQAQSALVEYFHSTRSLRIMDAENMGKNTLEFFNRLMKRRYHPVNEFEPFFESIGLNRSEYVEYLPRNLMFLCDDELLLDNYYVLYNYGIERNRIGKIFREANEVFRGDYGSLQAKLRSLEDLGLRRSLVAKIVAASPRLLKVDVDEFVEFLEMLKMVGIECEWLSENICEEDSYSWKCMLQLMCLLCKLGWSEKQVGELIKQHPDLLLECSGRVTYGLIGLLLKFGATKSDLHTLFHQFPQIPVLKFTKNLHTSYMFLSEIDMAARDIGKIVCSYPALLGSIELKKVKSILSLLSCGKNRLCQMVNDDPFTMEAWVLGRRFERLETQKRAAKSMALKTEFLICLGFKKNSEDLEKSLKMLRGRGVELQERFNCLMKNGLSREEAIKMVRISPQILNQTRDVIETKIRLFFEELGYGVSGLLTHPKILSYTIKRVKLRLLMYRWLKGQGAVRPGLSLSTLLATTDEEFFRAYVVPHARGLEFWIMILSRKLATQIAQIVELGMNDDLLKWRLLKLKD; from the exons ATGGGGCGTATAGTGAAAGCACAAGCACAATCTGCTTTGGTAGAGTACTTCCATTCAACTAGGAGTTTGAGGATCATGGATGCTGAAAATATGGGGAAAAATACCCTAGAGTTTTTCAATAGGTTGATGAAGAGA AGGTACCATCCAGTTAATGAGTTTGAGCCCTTCTTTGAGAGCATAGGATTGAATCGTTCCGAATACGTGGAGTATCTTCCTAGAAACTTGATGTTTTTGTGTGATGATGAGTTGTTGTTGGACAATTATTATGTTCTGTATAACTATGGCATTGAAAGGAATAGGATTGGGAAGATTTTCAGAGAGGCTAATGAGGTATTCCGGGGTGACTACGGCTCTCTGCAGGCAAAGCTTCGATCTTTAGAGGATTTGGGGCTGAGACGGTCTCTCGTTGCCAAGATTGTTGCTGCGAGTCCTCGTCTTTTGAAGGTGGATGTTGATGAATTTGTTGAGTTTCTGGAGATGTTAAAGATGGTGGGGATTGAATGCGAATGGCTTTCGGAGAATATATGCGAGGAGGATTCTTACAGCTGGAAATGCATGCTTCAGCTCATGTGCTTATTGTGCAAGTTGGGCTGGAGCGAGAAGCAAGTCGGGGAACTGATTAAGCAGCATCCCGATCTTCTGCTCGAGTGCTCTGGGCGCGTTACCTATGGCCTAATCGGGTTATTGTTAAAATTCGGAGCCACAAAGAGTGATCTACACACTCTTTTTCATCAGTTTCCTCAAATACCAGTTTTGAAGTTTACTAAGAATTTACATACCTCCTACATGTTCCTCTCTGAAATAGACATGGCTGCCCGAGATATCGGTAAAATAGTCTGCTCGTACCCTGCACTTTTGGGTTccattgaattaaaaaaagtgaaaagcATATTAAGCCTACTGTCCTGTGGCAAGAACAGGCTCTGTCAAATGGTCAACGATGATCCGTTCACAATGGAGGCATGGGTCCTTGGTAGGAGATTCGAACGACTAGAAACTCAAAAGAGGGCTGCTAAAAGTATGGCTTTGAAAACTGAGTTTCTGATATGCCTAGGCTTCAAAAAGAATTCAGAGGACTTGGAAAAGAGTCTTAAAATGCTTCGGGGCAGAGGAGTTGAACTTCAAGAGAGGTTCAACTGTTTAATGAAGAATGGCCTGAGCCGCGAGGAGGCAATAAAGATGGTCAGAATATCTCCTCAAATCCTCAACCAGACTCGTGATGTTATTGAGACGAAGATTCGGCTTTTCTTTGAGGAGTTGGGCTACGGAGTGTCTGGTTTACTCACTCATCCCAAAATTTTATCCTACACAATTAAGAGGGTGAAGCTTAGGCTTTTAATGTACAGATGGCTTAAAGGTCAAGGAGCAGTGCGTCCCGGTTTGTCCCTGAGCACGCTCTTGGCTACTACGGATGAAGAATTTTTCAGAGCTTATGTAGTTCCTCACGCTAGAGGGCTTGAATTTTGGATAA TGATTCTCAGCCGTAAACTAGCTACGCAGATAGCTCAGATTGTTGAACTGGGAATGAATGATGATCTATTGAAATGGAGATTGCTAAAACTTAAAGATTGA
- the LOC121753056 gene encoding squamosa promoter-binding-like protein 17, translating into MEKGSSSGKKGRTAPVCQVEGCRVDLTHAKPYYSRHKVCGMHSKSHTVIVASLHQRFCQQCSRFHQLPEFDQGKRSCRRRLAGHNERRRKPPAGSLLSPRYGSLFPSIFDRRNSGGFVMDFSTYPTLNGLDTSSERVPGNQASITRKSQLPLQSSSHNPLPGPGSSLHGCFNGVSDSTSALSLLSTQPWGSRTSSNSLGASNFPGNNGALVPMVQPFINSHGAPLSYNQVHDAGHGQTTHGASNEFIGDLGLAQPNEGHFDGQASLQHMNWSL; encoded by the exons ATGGAAAAGGGCTCTTCTTCTGGCAAGAAGGGGAGGACTGCACCTGTGTGTCAGGTGGAGGGCTGCAGAGTAGATCTGACTCATGCCAAGCCTTACTATTCCAGGCACAAAGTTTGTGGGATGCATTCCAAATCTCATACTGTCATTGTTGCTTCCCTTCACCAAAGGTTTTGTCAGCAGTGTAGCAg ATTTCATCAGTTGCCCGAATTCGACCAGGGAAAGAGGAGTTGCCGGAGGCGCCTAGCTGGGCACAACGAGCGTAGGAGGAAGCCACCAGCAGGATCCTTGTTGTCTCCTCGCTATGGAAGCCTTTTCCCGTCCATTTTTG ACCGCAGAAATTCTGGAGGCTTTGTGATGGACTTCAGCACCTACCCGACTCTCAATGGACTGGATACATCATCAGAACGAGTACCGGGAAATCAAGCTTCGATAACACGAAAGTCCCAGCTTCCACTGCAGAGCAGCTCACATAACCCTCTGCCTGGTCCCGGATCATCCTTACACGGATGTTTCAATGGGGTCTCCGACTCCACCAGTGCTCTCTCTCTTCTGTCAACTCAGCCCTGGGGCTCAAGAACGAGCTCCAACAGCCTTGGAGCAAGCAATTTTCCTGGAAACAACGGTGCACTGGTGCCCATGGTTCAACCATTCATCAATAGTCATGGTGCTCCACTTTCATACAACCAGGTTCATGATGCTGGTCACGGACAGACCACTCATGGCGCCAGCAATGAGTTCATTGGGGACCTCGGCTTGGCTCAGCCAAATGAGGGGCACTTCGATGGCCAGGCTTCCCTTCAGCATATGAATTGGTCTCTTTAA